GAACGAATGGTGGATATAGAACCCGAATGGGTACACCTTGCCACCAACGAGGACGGCATCCAGATGAACAGTTATTTCATCGACCACCCGGATATGATCTTGGGCGGGATGAAGATGGTGTCCGGGCCGTTCGGCCCCACGCCTACCTGCGAGCCGTACCCGGAGCAGCCGTTGGAAGCACTGTTGGCGGAGGCCGTTCAAAATATTCACGGCGAGATCGCCGCCTATGACCGGGAGGATGAATTGGAGGGCGAGGATCATTCCATTGAGGCCGATCCCGCTGTCCGCAACTTCTCCTATACACTGGTGAACGGGCAAATCTACTACCGTGAAAACAGCCGCATGAACCCGGTGGAGGTATCCAAGACGGCAGAAAGCAGAATCCGCGGCATGATCGAGCTGCGGGACTGTGTGCGGACGCTGCTGGAATACCAGACCGAGGACTATCCCGATGAAGAAATCAAGGCGCAGCAAGCCAAGCTGAATACCCTCTACGACGCCTTTACCCGCAAATACGGACTCATCAACTCCCGCGGCAACGCCATCGCCTTCGATCAGGACAGCTCCTATTTTCTGCTCTGTTCACTGGAAATTCTGGACGAGGACCGGAACCTGAAACGGAAGGCCGACCTGTTCACCAAGCGCACCATCCGCAGCCACAGACCCGCTGAAAAGGTAGACACAGCGGTGGAGGCGCTGGCACTGTCCATCGGAGAAAAGGCCCATGTGGATATGGACTATATGGGCAGGCTCACCGGCAAGGACGAGGAAACGCTGTTTTCTGACCTCAAGGGCGTGATTTTTTTGAACCCCGCTTACACCGGCGAGAGCGATGGGTATGAGAAATACCTGCCCGCGGACGAGTATCTTTCCGGCAATGTGCGTCAGAAATGGGCGGTTGCCCAAGGTAAGGCGGAGCAGGACCCGCAGTATCAGATCAACGCCGAGGCATTGGCGCGGGTGCAGCCCACCGACCTCACTGCCAGCGAGATCTCCGTCCGGCTGGGCGCTACCTGGTTAGACACCGAATATGTGCGCCAGTTTATCTTTGAAACGCTGGGGACGCCCCGCAGTGCCCAGTGGGGCATGAAGGTCCACTATTCCGGCATCACCGGCGAGTGGCGTATCGAAGGCAAGAGCAAGGATCGCGCCAATGTAAAGGCCATCAGCACCTACGGCACCAAGCGTATCAACGCCTATGAGATCATTGAGGACACCTTAAATCTAAAAGATGTTCGCATTTTTGATTATGTGTACGATGCCGATGGCAGGAAAACCGCTGTTCTCAACAAGAAGGAAACCGCCATCGCCCAGAGCAAGCAGGAACTCATTAAAGAGGCTTTTGCTGAGTGGATCTGGAAAGATCCTGACCGGCGCGAGGCCATCTGTAAGACCTATAATATTCTGTTCAACAGCAACCGCCCCCGTGAGTATGACGGCAGCCACATCAGCTTTTCAGGCATGAACCCGGAGATCACGCTCCGCAAGCACCAGGTCAACGCCATCGCCCACATCTTGTATGGCGGCAATACCCTGTTAGCACATACAGTGGGCGCGGGAAAAACCTTTGAAATGGTCGCGGCGGCGATGGAATCAAAGCGGTTGGGCCTGTGCCAGAAGTCCCTCTTTGTGGTGCCCAACCACCTGACAGAGCAGTGGGCCACTGAGTTTTTGCAGCTCTATCCGGCAGCGAACATCCTTGTCGCTACCCGTAAGGATTTTGAAACCAAAAACCGCAAGAAATTCTGTGGTAGGATCGCCACCGGTGACTACGATGCCATTATTATCGGGCATTCGCAGTTTGAGAAGATCCCCATGAGCGTAGAGCGCCAGCGGGCCATTCTGGAACAGCAGATCGACGAAATTATGATGGGAATTTCAGAGGCCAAGCGAGAAAAAGCGGAGAATTTCACGATCAAACAGATGGAGAAAACCAAGAAGGGCCTGCAAGCCAAGATCGACAAGCTGAATGACCAGAGCCGCAAGGACGATGTGGTCACATTTGAAGAGTTGGGCGTTGACCGAATTTTCATCGACGAGAGCCATTATTTTAAAAATCTCTTTCTTTACACGAAGATGCGCAATGTGGGCGGTATTGCCCAGACCGAGGCGCAGAAATCCAGCGATTTATTTATGAAGTGCCGCTATTTGGACGAGATCACCGGAGGGCGCGGCATTGTCTTTGCCACCGGCACCCCCATTTCCAACAGCATGGTGGAGCTTTACACCATCCAGCGTTACTTGCAGATGTCGGCGTTGGAGGAGCAGGGCTTACAGCACTTCGATAGCTGGGCGGCGAACTACGGCGAGACCGTCACCGCCATTGAGTTGTCCCCGGAAGGCACCGGCTATCGCGCCAAGACGCGCTTCGCCAAGTTTTATAACCTGCCGGAGCTGATGAGCGTATTCAAAAATGTGGCGGACATCCAGACGGCGGATATGCTCAAGCTCCCCGTGCCGGAAGCGCATTACCACAACATCGCCTTGAAGCCATCGGAGTATCAGAAAGAGATCGTGGCATCGCTGGCGGAGCGTGCTGAAAAAGTCCGCAACCGCGAGGTGGACAGCAGCGTGGACAATATGCTGCTCATCACCAACGATGGCCGCAAGCTGGCGCTGGATCAGCGGCTGGTCAATCCCATGCTTCCCAGCGATCCCAACAGCAAAGCCGCCAAGTGCGCGGAAAATGTGTTTGAGATCTGGCAGCGCACCGCGGACAAGCGTTCCACCCAAATGATTTTTTGCGACCTGTCCACTCCAAAGGATGACGGCACCTTCAGCGTTTATGATGATATTCGCGCGAAATTGCTGGAATTGGGTATTCCCGAAAACGAGGTCGCCTTCATCCACAACGCCAAAAGCGAGGTACAGAAGAAAGACCTGTTCGGCAAGGTGCGGAGCGGTCAGGTGCGTATCCTGCTGGGCAGTACCCAGCGCATGGGCGCTGGCACCAACTGCCAGCAAAAGCTCGTCGCTTTGCACCATCTGGATTGTCCGTGGCGTCCGTCCGACCTTCAGCAGCGGGAGGGGCGCATCATCCGGCAGGGCAACGAAAACCCGGAGGTAGACATTTACAGCTATGTCACCGAGGGCACCTTCGATGCCTATTTGTACCAGCTGGTAGAATCCAAGCAGAAATTTATATCGCAAATTATGACCAGCAAATCGCCTGTCCGCTCCGCCGAAGATGTAGACGAACAGGCGCTTTCTTATGCCGAGATCAAGGCACTGGCCAGCGGCAACCCCATGATCAAGGAAAAGATGGATCTCGACATTGAGGTGTCCAAGCTGAAGCTGCTGAAAGCCAACCACCTTTCTCAGAAATACGCGCTGGAGGACGCCATCAGCAAGGGCTTTCCGAAGCAAATCGCGGAAACACAGGCACGGATCGCCGGTTATGGCGCGGATATTGCCACGGTCAAGGAGAACACCCATCCCAATGGGGACGGTTTCTCTCCGCTCACGCTGGCGGGTGTCACCCATGCCGACAAAAAAGAGGCGGGCGCGGCGCTGCTGACCCTATGCCAAAATATGCTCTCCCCGGAGGCGACACAGATCGGCAGCTATCGCGGTCTGACGCTGGAGCTGGCGTTCGATACCTTTGCGCGGGAATACCGCCTGACCATGATCGGGCAGCTCCGCCACACGGTCACGCTGGGAACCGATGTGTTCGGCAATTTGCAGCGCATGGACAATGCGCTGGAGGGCCTGCCCATCAAGGAGCAGGCTTGCCGGGAGCAGCTTTCCAATCTGCAAACGCAGTTGGAAACCGCAAAGGCAGAGGTACAAAAGCCGTTTCCCCGCGAAGAGGAACTTACGACCAAAACGGCACGGCTGGAGGAATTGAATACCCTGCTGAATTTAGACCACAAGGAGCCTGAGATCGTAGACACCGAGCCGGACGAGGATCAAAGGCCGCCGGAGCGCCGCAGACCGCAGTTGGAGCGGTAAAATCAATAGAAATTGGAGGAAATTATGGGTTATCAGGAAAGCTGGCTCTACATCGAGCCGCAGCGCAAGTTTGAAAAGCTGATCCGCGCTTACGAAAAGGCGGAACAGTCCGGCTACTATGAGGTGGCCGGAGCGGAGCCCCGTTCTGTGGTCGTGCTGAAGCAGCCCTTCGGGGACATTCCCGCTGGGAAAAAGCTGCTGTGGGTGTGCGGTGATCGCAGCTTTCACAACGCTGCCGGAGTATTTGCCGGGGAGCTGAAGTGCTCCGGCAGGCTTCGCGTGATCCCGGTGGAGGCGGTGCTGAACGGCACCGACGATCCCCGCATGGAGGGGCTGGACTTTGACAGTCCGGCCCCCAGCGAAAACGCCTATATGAAACGATACAGTGTTGCCAATTACGCCCACCGGATGCGGGCGGGGCTGGCGAGATGAAGGGAGGTTTACCATGACGAAGGAACAGTTGGAAAACAGGCTCTATGAGCGTATGTCTGCGGAAAATGAGGCGTTTCTGGCGGATCTGAGAGTAAAGCCCGTGGACGAGATCATTTCTCACGCCTACGAAATCGCCTGCCGTGACAACCTGCTGATACTTTTTGAGGATGAAACAAGCCTCTCCGAGCGGCAGCTTGCGGTGCTGAACGAGTTTGAGCATCCCCTGTCACAGCTTTATACAGACTGGCTCTCCCGCGATACGGATGAGATGGATGCCTTTCGTGACAGCATTGCGTGCTGTGCGGATGATATTCTGCGAAAAAGAGTCGAAGAAAAATATCGAGATCCCGCGCAGCCCATATACCCTAACACCCGTTCGGAAGCCATGGCTCGTGGAGAGGTCTTTGAGTGGATGGCCAGCCGGGATCGGACGCTGACCTGTGCGGGAACCTTTGAGAAGGACGCGACCAACGCCTACAACGATGGAAAGCTGCCTGCTTTTTTGAAGGAGTGGACAGCGGCTTATGGCAAGGAACGCTGTATGTTCGTGCTGGCCTGCACCATGGCGCAGCGCACGGGAGATGAGCGATTCTACCCACCGGCGCGTCAGGCCGCAGGCCGCTTTGCGGCGCTCCAAAAGCAGATGGGCGGGCACACAGATGTTTACGCGGTGGACAATCACTCCTGCGTGATCAATGCCGCGATGGAGCAGCTTGCCAAGCCGGAGCGCAGTGTGGAGCGAAAGGCGGTGAAAAAAGATGCGCCGGAGCGGTAAGATTATTTTTGAAATAAGGCAAAGAAACAAACGGCTTTATTTCAGAAAGTGGTTTTATTTCTGAAATAAGGCTGCATTGGAGCAGTGTCCGTGAGTTTTCTGAGGCGCTGACCATAAGGGCTTTCTAAAACGGATTTTGCGTGTTATAATGCTTGAAAGAATAGGAGAGACGCTGAAATGACGATTGCAGCAAAAGAACGCAGAATTCAGGCGGTAAAGCTGGCAGATGCCTTGAATGCCATCGAAGGCGTCCCTGTTTCGGAATATACCAAGATGCTCTCACACTGCTGGGCAAACGGCGATTCGACTGGCGAGCAAATGAAAGAGGCTCTGCTGGCCTCCCATTACAGGTTGGCAGCGCAGGAGTATTCTGCTCATGAAACTATGTTTAGTCAAGAACAATAGGAGGAACCGATGCATGGACGATTTAGCAATCAGCAAAAACAGCATCCATCCTGAACAGACGGAGATCATTATGTATCAGACCGAGGATGGTCTGACAAAAATCAATGTCCGCATGGAAAACGAAACCGTTTGGCTGACACAGGCACAGATGGCAGAGCTGTTCCAACGAGAGCGCAGCGGTATCACGAAACATATAAAAAATGTATTTGCTGAAGGTGAGGTAGATGAAAAAAGCAATGTGAAAAATGTTCACATTGCAAATTCGGATAAACCCGTCGCATACTACAGCTTAGATGTTATCATCTCTGTGGGCTATCGTGTGAAGTCGTTGCGCGGTACCCAATTCCGAATTTGGGCCAATTCCGTGCTGAAAGAATACCTCATCAAAGGCTTTGCCATGAACGATGAGCTTCTGAAGCAAGCTGGCGGCGGCAACTATTTTGATGAGTTGATGGATCGCATCCGCGATATTCGCTCGTCTGAAAAAGTGTTCTGGCGCAAAGTCCTGGACATTTACGCCACCAGCGTGGATTATGACCCGCGGACAGAAGCCTCCGTCCTTTTCTTCAAAACCGTCCAGAATAAAATGCACTGGGCCGCTCACGGTCAGACGGCGGCAGAAAAGATTTTTTACAGTGCAGACAGCAGCAAACCCAACATGGGCCTGCACTCGTTTTCCGGAAGTCACCCGACCCAGAACGACGCCCTCATTGCTAAAAACTACTGCACGGAGGACGAATTGCTGGCGCTTAATGATATTGTGTCGGCCTATCTTGATCTCGCAGAGATGCAGGCACGACGCCGCATTCCTATGTATATGTCCGACTGGATCGACACACTGGACGGCTTTCTCAAGCTCTCTAAACATGAGATATTGACTCATGCAGGAAAAATCAGCGCGGCCGCAGCGGAGAGAAAAGCCAAGGAAGAATACCGAAAATACAAAGAACTTCAGTCTGTCGGATTATCCAGAGGTGAAAAGGACTACATTGCCGCATTGGAAAGCGCTGAGCAAAAATTGCTGAAAAAGAGCGAGCAATAAGCGATTCATATTACTCAGAAGCCGTTTGCAGAAATGCAGACGGCTTTTCTGATACCCGGAGGTGATTCCCCATACCCTACCTATCAAAAGACCAGATCGCCGCCGCCCGCGAGATGGATCTTCTGACCTACCTGCGGCGATTTGAACCGCAAGAGTTGGTGCATATCGGCGGAGACACCTATGCCACCCGCACCCACGACAGCCTAAAAATCTCCAATGGAAAATGGTGCTGGTGGTCGCGTGGTATCGGCGGCACAAATGCGCTGGACTATCTGACAACAGTGGAGGGTGTTTCCTTTTTGGACGCCGTGCAGCGTATCCTTGGGGAACCGCCCCATGTGCCGCGCAAATCAGAGCCAACCGAACCGCTCCCGAAAACTGAATTTACCCTCCCACCCAAACACGCCGACACCCGGCGTGTTTTTGCATATCTGCGGAGCCGGGGCATTGACGCGGAAATTATCAACCACTGCATCAAGCACGGGCAGCTTTACGAGGACGCCGAGCGCCATAACTGCGTATTTGTGGGTTATGAACATGGAAAGCCTGCCTATGGTGCGCTGCGAGGGACGCTTTCAGAAACTACCTTCGCCGGTGAAGTACCTGGCAGCGATAAGCGGTTTTCCTTTGCCGTTCCCCTCCGCGCCGGTGGCAAAACCCTCTGCGTGTTTGAATCCGCCATAGACGCCCTTTCTTACCTGACGCTGCTGAAGCTGCGGGGGCAGGATTGGCGCGCCGCCAATACGCTGTCCCTCTCCGGCATCTATCAGCCACGGAAGGACGGCTCGATTCGATTCCCCGCGGCGCTGGAGCAATACCTGACGGATAACCCCGGCGTGAAACGAATCGTGCTGTGTCTGGACAACGATGTGCCGGGACGGGCGGCGTCGGCAGCAATTAAGCAAGCATTAGCAGGCTACGAAGTCATCGACAACCCACCACGGCGCGGAAAGGACTACAACGACCAGCTCCGGCTTGTGAAAGGAATCAGCGGCAGGGTAAAGACCCGTGGCGGTGAGGCGCGCTGATTTGTTTTTCGGCTGGTTTAGGACTGCAAGCGGCCTGCGGCTGCTTTGCAGTCGCAAGCATAGCATTTGGCTATCCAAATGCGCTTGTTAGGGGAGCAAGCCCCCTAAGACCCCATCCTATTTCAAGGAGGAATCTGTTATCAGAAAACGATCTATCTCTATTCTTCTCCGTTTGAACGAAACGGAACACCGGCATCTGAAGGAGCAGGTGGCAATTTCCGGTTTCCCCATGGAGGTCTATCTTCGCACATTGATCGCCGGTGAAAAAATGCGGCCAAGGCCACCCAACGAATACGCCGAGATTCGCCGCCAGCTCGCCGCCATCGGCAATAACATCAATCAGATCGCCCGCACAGTCAACGCCCGTGGCTTTGCCAGCGGTGAGGACATCGCCGCGATCACGGCGGCGCAGGAAACGATTTGGAACATCGCGGAGCGGCTGTGACATGGCATACACCAAGGTATTCGCCATCCGCGCAAGGCTGGACGACCGCGTGAAGTACGCCGTCAATGGGGAAAAGACCGAGCTGGACGAGCGGATCGTCTACACCGCTGACCCGGAGAAAACCGATACCGTGCGCTTTGTGACCACGCTGAACTGCCGGTCTGCCGAAACCGCCTTTGCTGCCATGCAGAAAACGAAAAAGAAATACAAAAAGACGGGCGGCGTTCTCGGCTATCATTTCATTCAGTCCTTTGCACCCGGCGAGGTCGCGCCGGATCAGGCCCATGAGATCGGATGTGAGTTTGCACGGCGGCTGTTCGGCAATGATTTTGAGGTCGTCATCGGAACGCACTTGGACAAGGCCCATCCCCATAATCACATCATCGTCAATTCTGTCTCCCGCACGGACGGCCACAAGTACCATTCCAGTCCGGAAAGCTATTACAACGATGTGCGCGGCACCTCGGACGCACTGTGCCGGGAGAATGATTTATCTGTCATCGCCCCGCAGAGCAAGGGCAAGCATTACGCCGAGTGGAAAGCGGAGCAGGGCGGCAAGCCCACCGTGCGCGGCGTGATCCGCGCCGACATTGACGCCATCATCCACCAAGCCTACACCTACGATACTTTTCTCATGCTGCTGCGAAAGAACGGTTACGAGGTACGCCGCAGCCCCAATCGGAAATACACCACGGTCAAGCCCCCCGGCGCAAAGCGGGCGATCCGGCTGGACAGTCTGGGCGAGGGCTACACCGAAGCGGATATTCTGCTGCGGCTTTCCAAACAACGGCACGGCGGCATAGCCCCGCCAATCATCGCCCATTCCGTCAAGCGTTACCGCATGAAGGGTAAGCTGTCCACCGTCCGAAAAAAGAAAATCACCGGCTTTCACGCACTCTATCTCCGCTACCTCTATCTGCTGCGTGGGGGCAGGCGGAAAAAGCTGCCGCCCAAGCTGCCCTTTTCCGTCAAGCGGGAGGTCATTCATTTGGAGCGGTATGAGCAGCAATTCAAATATCTTTTATCAAGCGGAATTACCACCGAAGCGGAGCTGGAGCAGCGTATCCGTGTGCTGGAGTGGGACATCCGCTTGTTGGAGGAACAGAGAAAACCACTTTATCAGGAAAGGAGGAATACCAACGATGAAGAAGCACAAGCCAAGTACAGCACAGAGATCCAACAGCAGACTGCCGCCTTGCGGGAGAAACGCCGGGAAGTGCGGCTGTGCCGCAGGATACAATCGGACATTCCGAGGGTATCCCAGCAGTGCCAGCAGGCGCAGGCTGAACGGCAGGAAAATCTAAAGAAGAAGGAGGAACACGAGCATGAGTACCAACGGTGAAACCGCTGACCTGATGGTGCGTGAGGGCATCCAGATCACCGAGAGCGCCCTCAAGCTGGCAGGGCTGGGGGCGAAAAATCTTGCCGCCCTTCTGATTGCCCTTGCCAACGACAATCAGAAGCTCGCCGGTAAAACCAACCTCAAGCGCCTGATCCACGACGGCGAGGAGCTGACGATCTTTTCTGTCAAGCAGGAGGACTTGAAGGGCTTTCAGATGGAAGCCAAACGCTACGGCGTCCTGTTTTACCCCATCGTCAATAAGGTGGAAAAGACCGGGACGGTAGAAATTATGGCAAAAGCCAAGGACGCCAAGCAGATCAACCGCATTTTTGAACGCATGGGCTATCCCGCCCCGGTGAAGGAGGATACTGCCGCAAAAAAAGAGAACGCCCGCGCTCCGTCCGAGAACAGCTCCAAGGAGCGCGGGACTGGTGCGAGAGCGTCTACGGAACCGGCTGCGGAGAAAGCTGATGCCCACCCCTCTGTCCGCAGCCGCCTGATGGCACTGCAAGCCGCGGCAGAACGGGATGGCACGGCACCCACCAAGGACACCGTGCGGGAAGCCATTCAAAAGGCTATGCCTACGCGGGAATAAATTGATTTTGAGAAGGAGAAACGAACATGGCAAAGTTAGACGATTTGATCCAGCAGAAGCAGCAGAGGGACGAGGACTGGAAGGCAAAGAAAACAGCGGAGCGCGAGGAATTGGGGCAGCTTTCCGACGATGCGGTCATGCACGTCACCAGTGAACCCGGCGCATATCTGCATTATCTGGATACGCAGGCCATCAACCCGCGATACAGCGCATCCAATGTGATGCTGGCGATGGCACAGAACCCGGAGATCACCTACATCAACAGTCTGGAGGTGTGGAACCGGCTGGGGCGCAGCGTCAATCGTGATGAGAACGGCATGAAGATCCGTGTGTCAGACACCTATGTGAAGGACGGAAGGGAGTATCACGGCTATAAGATCGGGCGTGTGTTCGATATTTCCCAGACCCACGGCAAGGCCGGTGTTCCGGCGCTGAGCCTGAAAGACAATACACCGGAAATGGACGCCGCCCTGCGCCGACTGCTGGACAGCTCCCCCGTTCCCGTGGTCACCAGCAGCACCATGTACCAGGACGCCGTTTATGATCCTAAAACGCAGAGCATTACGGTATCCAGCCGCCTGATCGACAGCAAGATCTTTGCGGCGCTCTCCCGTGAGATCGTCCACGCCGGTATCCATGACCACGGACGCTATCCCTACTATACCCGCGAGGACTGCGCCATGGACGCCGAGAGCGTCAGCTATATGCTCTGCCGCAATTTCGGCGTGGAGGCCCCGCAGCCCGATGTGAGCCGCGTGGGGCAGGTATTCGACGGCATGGAGGTGCAGGATCGCCGCGGCGTGGTGGACAGCCTGCAAAAGTATTTCCGTAAGCTGCAAAATGATATTCAGCGTGAGATCTCTCCGCAGGAGCGCAAGCAGCCGGAACAGAATCGGCCCGTTCGTTAAGAAAGAGAGGTATAATGTGAAAAAGAAACTTGCATTTGCTCTCTGCACGGCGCTGATGCTGTGCAGTATGAGCGTTGCGGCGCTGGCCGCAGAGCCCATGACAGAAGCCGATACGGTATCCACAATGATCTCTGCCGCAGATACGCTCCCCGGCATTTCCGCCTATCCTGCCGAGGTCAGAGCCAGCGAGGAAAACGGTGTGTACCGATTAGAAAAGGTCTACTACCTGACCGCAAAGGACGATCCCGCCACGATCCCCACCGCTGACTTTGAGCGTGAGGGCCGCACCTATACGCTCCTTGATTTGCTGAAAAACGACCAGACAGAAACGGACACGCGGGAGCATATCGAGGTGGTCACGCTGGAGAGCAAGACCAAGGATATGGCGGAAATCCTGAAAATGCTGGAGCCGAAGCTGGAGGTCAAGACCG
This window of the Dysosmobacter acutus genome carries:
- a CDS encoding antitoxin VbhA family protein; protein product: MTIAAKERRIQAVKLADALNAIEGVPVSEYTKMLSHCWANGDSTGEQMKEALLASHYRLAAQEYSAHETMFSQEQ
- a CDS encoding DUF3991 and TOPRIM domain-containing protein encodes the protein MDLLTYLRRFEPQELVHIGGDTYATRTHDSLKISNGKWCWWSRGIGGTNALDYLTTVEGVSFLDAVQRILGEPPHVPRKSEPTEPLPKTEFTLPPKHADTRRVFAYLRSRGIDAEIINHCIKHGQLYEDAERHNCVFVGYEHGKPAYGALRGTLSETTFAGEVPGSDKRFSFAVPLRAGGKTLCVFESAIDALSYLTLLKLRGQDWRAANTLSLSGIYQPRKDGSIRFPAALEQYLTDNPGVKRIVLCLDNDVPGRAASAAIKQALAGYEVIDNPPRRGKDYNDQLRLVKGISGRVKTRGGEAR
- a CDS encoding DUF3848 domain-containing protein — translated: MTKEQLENRLYERMSAENEAFLADLRVKPVDEIISHAYEIACRDNLLILFEDETSLSERQLAVLNEFEHPLSQLYTDWLSRDTDEMDAFRDSIACCADDILRKRVEEKYRDPAQPIYPNTRSEAMARGEVFEWMASRDRTLTCAGTFEKDATNAYNDGKLPAFLKEWTAAYGKERCMFVLACTMAQRTGDERFYPPARQAAGRFAALQKQMGGHTDVYAVDNHSCVINAAMEQLAKPERSVERKAVKKDAPER
- a CDS encoding PcfB family protein gives rise to the protein MSTNGETADLMVREGIQITESALKLAGLGAKNLAALLIALANDNQKLAGKTNLKRLIHDGEELTIFSVKQEDLKGFQMEAKRYGVLFYPIVNKVEKTGTVEIMAKAKDAKQINRIFERMGYPAPVKEDTAAKKENARAPSENSSKERGTGARASTEPAAEKADAHPSVRSRLMALQAAAERDGTAPTKDTVREAIQKAMPTRE
- a CDS encoding plasmid mobilization protein → MSILLRLNETEHRHLKEQVAISGFPMEVYLRTLIAGEKMRPRPPNEYAEIRRQLAAIGNNINQIARTVNARGFASGEDIAAITAAQETIWNIAERL
- a CDS encoding relaxase/mobilization nuclease domain-containing protein; this encodes MAYTKVFAIRARLDDRVKYAVNGEKTELDERIVYTADPEKTDTVRFVTTLNCRSAETAFAAMQKTKKKYKKTGGVLGYHFIQSFAPGEVAPDQAHEIGCEFARRLFGNDFEVVIGTHLDKAHPHNHIIVNSVSRTDGHKYHSSPESYYNDVRGTSDALCRENDLSVIAPQSKGKHYAEWKAEQGGKPTVRGVIRADIDAIIHQAYTYDTFLMLLRKNGYEVRRSPNRKYTTVKPPGAKRAIRLDSLGEGYTEADILLRLSKQRHGGIAPPIIAHSVKRYRMKGKLSTVRKKKITGFHALYLRYLYLLRGGRRKKLPPKLPFSVKREVIHLERYEQQFKYLLSSGITTEAELEQRIRVLEWDIRLLEEQRKPLYQERRNTNDEEAQAKYSTEIQQQTAALREKRREVRLCRRIQSDIPRVSQQCQQAQAERQENLKKKEEHEHEYQR
- a CDS encoding virulence RhuM family protein produces the protein MDDLAISKNSIHPEQTEIIMYQTEDGLTKINVRMENETVWLTQAQMAELFQRERSGITKHIKNVFAEGEVDEKSNVKNVHIANSDKPVAYYSLDVIISVGYRVKSLRGTQFRIWANSVLKEYLIKGFAMNDELLKQAGGGNYFDELMDRIRDIRSSEKVFWRKVLDIYATSVDYDPRTEASVLFFKTVQNKMHWAAHGQTAAEKIFYSADSSKPNMGLHSFSGSHPTQNDALIAKNYCTEDELLALNDIVSAYLDLAEMQARRRIPMYMSDWIDTLDGFLKLSKHEILTHAGKISAAAAERKAKEEYRKYKELQSVGLSRGEKDYIAALESAEQKLLKKSEQ